A part of Prolixibacteraceae bacterium genomic DNA contains:
- a CDS encoding fructosamine kinase family protein, with translation MSIPNSVLEQIEVWAEEPIQLISHQHIGHFTETAVIQFRPDMQYFLKYSTDDTVDMGVEVRGLRTLNRLGCVNTPKVSYNGNRFILMDYIAKNRVGYNFFYDFGVQVAKMHEMKGDEFGLSYDNYIGPNLQSNLATKEEARSWTLFFWNKRLLPQYELAKKNGLVDIYFSKSFHKFEEIYPMILLPVENETPSLLHGDLWSGNYLVGNNGDPVLIDSAIYYGHREADLAMTSLFGGFEADFYRGYHETNPLPSDWEERQNVYMLYHMLNHMNIYGEEYKAQAMGLMNYYLS, from the coding sequence ATGAGTATACCTAATTCTGTTTTAGAACAAATCGAAGTTTGGGCTGAAGAGCCTATTCAATTAATATCACATCAACATATTGGACATTTTACAGAGACTGCTGTGATTCAGTTTCGTCCTGATATGCAATATTTTCTTAAATATTCTACTGATGATACGGTGGATATGGGTGTTGAAGTCCGAGGCTTGAGAACGTTGAATCGACTAGGTTGTGTAAACACTCCAAAGGTTTCATATAATGGTAATCGATTTATATTGATGGATTACATTGCTAAAAACAGGGTTGGGTATAACTTCTTCTATGATTTTGGTGTGCAAGTGGCTAAAATGCATGAGATGAAAGGGGATGAGTTTGGTTTAAGTTATGACAATTATATTGGACCTAACTTGCAATCTAATTTAGCAACAAAGGAAGAGGCTAGATCATGGACTCTGTTTTTTTGGAACAAACGCCTGTTGCCTCAGTATGAACTTGCCAAAAAGAATGGCCTTGTAGATATCTATTTCTCGAAGTCATTCCATAAGTTTGAGGAGATTTATCCAATGATTCTATTGCCTGTGGAGAATGAGACTCCCTCTTTGCTTCATGGTGACTTATGGAGTGGTAACTACTTAGTTGGTAATAATGGAGATCCGGTATTGATCGATTCCGCTATTTACTATGGTCATCGTGAGGCCGATCTTGCGATGACTTCACTGTTTGGGGGATTTGAAGCCGATTTTTATAGAGGATATCATGAAACAAACCCATTGCCTTCAGATTGGGAAGAACGCCAGAATGTCTATATGTTATACCATATGTTGAACCATATGAATATATATGGTGAAGAGTATAAAGCCCAGGCGATGGGGTTAATGAATTATTATCTCTCTTAA
- a CDS encoding low molecular weight phosphotyrosine protein phosphatase: MENHNDTTTVLFICLGNICRSPTAEAIFKKYVSDEGLDDQFEIDSAGMIGNHEGSRADGRMRKHAEKRDFVLESLSRPFDKDVDFDRFDYIIAMDGSNISDLKSRARNEADLSKLHRMTDYCVGFDYDTVPDPYYGGAEGFELVLDILEDSCKGLLDKIKK, encoded by the coding sequence ATGGAAAATCATAACGATACAACAACGGTCTTATTTATATGTCTTGGTAATATTTGTCGTTCTCCGACGGCAGAAGCAATTTTTAAGAAGTATGTTTCTGATGAGGGATTGGATGATCAGTTCGAAATTGATTCGGCTGGAATGATTGGTAATCATGAAGGAAGCCGAGCTGATGGACGAATGAGGAAACACGCAGAAAAAAGAGATTTTGTGTTAGAGAGTTTGTCAAGACCGTTCGATAAAGATGTTGATTTTGATAGGTTTGACTATATAATAGCGATGGATGGATCGAATATTTCAGATTTGAAATCAAGAGCTAGAAACGAAGCGGATCTTTCAAAATTGCATCGAATGACAGATTATTGTGTTGGGTTTGATTATGATACGGTTCCTGACCCTTATTACGGTGGTGCGGAAGGATTTGAGTTGGTGTTGGATATCTTAGAAGATTCGTGTAAAGGGTTGCTTGATAAAATTAAAAAATAA
- a CDS encoding acyltransferase gives MKYYNSISKETQLQIMTKGRFEAIDSFRGILAICVVLSHFSLIDSITEMTIIHDATLFVEFFFMLSGFVITYHYGNNKYVTFKQFIKKRFLRLYPLHITMFIVVASRELIKLLAEHYTNISFPSPAFSGRLSIAEILPNILLLQSWTPYTHSLSFNAPSWSLSIEFYVYILFYISLVVFRSYKKYAWAFFSFISFTLIFIGSDILMLDVLRGLSCFFAGALVALTYNKYPHLTIPSYFASILEIILISAIIITLSTTPPHKSIIASALYIITIFIFSYEKGVISKILQTRPLKTLSLYSYSIYMIHFSLLLFLTSMFLITDKLFHTNIITNIKGVNYMDFGGSTVNNIVMGLIVLGIVGLSKLTYNFIELKGKKLF, from the coding sequence TTGAAATATTATAACTCAATCTCAAAAGAAACACAACTACAAATAATGACAAAAGGACGGTTCGAGGCCATAGATTCATTTAGAGGGATCTTAGCAATTTGCGTTGTATTAAGCCATTTTAGTTTGATCGACTCCATTACAGAAATGACCATAATACATGATGCAACACTTTTTGTCGAGTTTTTCTTTATGCTTAGTGGTTTTGTTATCACTTATCATTATGGCAATAACAAATATGTTACTTTTAAACAGTTTATTAAAAAACGCTTTCTTCGCCTCTATCCTTTACACATCACAATGTTCATTGTTGTTGCGTCAAGAGAGTTGATAAAACTTCTTGCAGAACACTATACCAATATTTCATTCCCTTCTCCAGCATTTTCTGGAAGGTTAAGTATTGCAGAAATATTACCTAATATTCTATTACTACAATCATGGACACCTTACACACACAGCCTATCATTCAATGCACCCTCATGGAGTTTAAGCATTGAATTTTATGTATATATATTGTTTTACATCTCCTTAGTCGTTTTTCGATCTTATAAGAAATATGCTTGGGCGTTTTTTTCTTTTATATCCTTCACTCTCATTTTCATCGGATCTGACATACTAATGCTAGACGTACTTAGAGGACTATCTTGTTTTTTTGCAGGAGCACTCGTCGCACTTACATACAATAAGTATCCTCATTTAACAATTCCATCATACTTCGCATCTATCCTCGAAATCATATTAATTTCAGCAATTATAATAACCTTGAGTACAACACCACCACATAAATCAATCATTGCCTCAGCACTATACATAATCACTATTTTCATATTTTCGTATGAGAAAGGAGTCATATCGAAGATATTACAAACAAGACCACTAAAAACTCTTAGCCTTTATTCATACTCGATCTATATGATTCACTTTAGCCTATTACTGTTCTTAACCTCCATGTTCCTTATTACAGACAAATTATTTCATACGAATATCATTACAAATATTAAAGGGGTAAATTATATGGATTTTGGTGGTTCTACAGTTAATAATATTGTGATGGGCTTGATTGTTTTAGGCATTGTTGGTCTATCAAAACTAACGTACAATTTTATAGAATTAAAAGGGAAGAAGCTTTTTTAA
- a CDS encoding DUF6175 family protein yields MRRIYIVSAMMLIVCCVYGQAKKPSIMVVPSDDWCTSHDYVMTFDNQGDAITVPDYSKALLENGELNSVISKIGEMMAERDFPLVDLKSQMDKIIKDQARTNMKGVNKSPIDVLNETAKADIVLKVYWKVNQVGPKKSVTFRLQGVDSYTLKQRAAASGTGKQSFTAEVSVLLEEAVLAYLDSFNSQLMSYFEDVFAKGREGALVLLVDEMSDIDFNETYTFKGRSASLKDIINRYWMPRNTVKGRFQLNQNSENVLQFSQVRIPLYGDDGWGGQMAYDFETWGGNLRQFLSDSLQVQCDIQTKGLGEVELTIK; encoded by the coding sequence ATGAGAAGGATATATATAGTTTCAGCAATGATGTTGATCGTATGCTGTGTGTATGGGCAAGCTAAGAAACCTAGTATTATGGTTGTGCCTAGTGACGATTGGTGTACATCACATGATTACGTGATGACTTTTGATAATCAGGGTGATGCGATAACTGTACCTGATTATTCTAAAGCTTTATTAGAAAATGGAGAACTCAATAGTGTGATCTCAAAGATTGGGGAGATGATGGCAGAGCGTGACTTTCCATTGGTTGATCTGAAGTCACAAATGGATAAGATTATTAAGGATCAGGCACGTACCAATATGAAGGGGGTGAATAAATCTCCTATTGATGTGTTGAACGAAACAGCCAAGGCAGATATTGTATTGAAGGTTTATTGGAAGGTGAATCAAGTAGGACCTAAAAAATCTGTGACTTTTCGATTACAAGGGGTCGATAGTTATACGCTAAAACAACGTGCTGCAGCGAGTGGTACAGGTAAACAATCTTTTACTGCCGAAGTGTCTGTATTATTAGAAGAGGCTGTATTAGCTTACTTAGACTCTTTTAACTCCCAGTTGATGTCCTATTTCGAAGATGTTTTTGCGAAAGGAAGAGAGGGCGCTTTGGTGTTGTTGGTCGATGAGATGAGTGATATTGATTTTAATGAGACTTATACATTCAAGGGACGATCGGCATCGTTAAAGGATATTATTAATCGGTATTGGATGCCACGCAATACGGTCAAAGGACGATTTCAGTTGAATCAGAATAGCGAAAATGTTTTACAATTTTCACAAGTGAGGATTCCTCTTTATGGAGACGATGGCTGGGGAGGCCAGATGGCTTATGATTTTGAAACATGGGGAGGAAATCTGAGACAGTTTCTTTCAGACTCTCTACAGGTGCAGTGTGATATACAGACCAAAGGCCTTGGTGAGGTTGAACTAACAATAAAATAG
- a CDS encoding SulP family inorganic anion transporter encodes MQNRYIKSDIIAGVIVFLVALPLCLGIALASGAPLISGIIAGIIGGIIVTLFSNSSIGVSGPAAGLAVIVFTAIQQLGYPAFLMAVVLSGVLQISMGYAKLGFITKLFPKSIIKGMLAGIGISIIFTQGSNILGMAEIKATVTQAFQTNDAGLFFSTMHMGAFMIFAISFAILLLFDHFKLNQNRFLKFLPAPLWVVIFGIFANLGLETFAPAYALSNTLNGFITTVSIPVISSFNDVQSFIQFPDFTSILNSAVLGTAILISLVGSIETLLCVEAADDLDPLQRKTNGNKELKAQGIGNIVSGLVGGLPITQVIVRSATNVSSGGKTRLSSFVHGITLLVCVGFLSATLNLIPLASLAAILLHVGYKLASAEVFKAHIKQGKYVFIPFAVTAFGIVATDMLKGISLGILSHMILYVVHHVNNPFQIHSDQDIDTYRIVLSKNVSFFHSWKLKQAVENLPLASTVIVDGSQSFFLDRKIPKMLATLKVKAANNNVHVECVGIPYLDH; translated from the coding sequence ATGCAAAACAGATATATAAAAAGCGATATTATCGCAGGAGTCATTGTATTCCTAGTAGCACTTCCATTGTGTCTTGGAATTGCTTTGGCCTCAGGAGCGCCACTTATTTCAGGTATTATTGCCGGTATTATCGGTGGTATTATTGTAACGTTGTTTAGTAATTCATCGATTGGCGTAAGTGGGCCTGCAGCAGGACTTGCTGTCATTGTATTCACTGCGATTCAGCAGTTAGGATATCCAGCATTTCTTATGGCTGTTGTTCTCTCTGGAGTTCTTCAGATTTCGATGGGCTATGCCAAGTTAGGCTTTATCACCAAACTCTTTCCGAAGTCGATCATTAAAGGGATGCTTGCAGGTATTGGCATCTCCATCATCTTCACCCAAGGCTCTAATATATTGGGTATGGCAGAGATTAAAGCGACGGTTACACAAGCATTCCAAACTAACGATGCGGGACTATTCTTTAGTACGATGCATATGGGAGCATTTATGATTTTTGCGATATCATTTGCCATTCTACTCTTATTCGATCATTTTAAATTGAATCAGAATAGATTCCTCAAGTTCTTACCAGCACCGCTTTGGGTGGTTATCTTCGGTATTTTTGCCAACTTAGGACTAGAGACGTTTGCACCAGCATATGCATTATCAAACACACTAAATGGATTTATCACCACTGTGTCGATCCCAGTTATTTCAAGCTTTAATGATGTACAATCGTTCATTCAATTTCCTGATTTTACTTCGATCTTAAATAGTGCGGTGTTAGGTACCGCAATACTGATCTCATTGGTTGGTAGTATTGAAACACTATTGTGTGTGGAAGCAGCTGATGATTTAGATCCATTGCAACGTAAGACCAACGGAAACAAAGAGCTCAAGGCACAAGGTATAGGAAATATTGTTTCAGGACTTGTTGGAGGATTACCCATTACACAGGTTATTGTTCGTAGTGCAACCAATGTATCGTCGGGAGGTAAGACTCGTCTATCTTCTTTTGTTCATGGTATCACACTGTTGGTATGTGTTGGATTTTTAAGTGCCACACTGAATTTGATTCCACTAGCCTCTTTGGCCGCGATTCTTCTTCATGTTGGTTACAAATTAGCGAGTGCTGAAGTTTTCAAGGCACATATCAAGCAGGGTAAATATGTATTTATTCCTTTTGCGGTTACCGCTTTTGGTATTGTAGCTACAGATATGCTTAAAGGTATTAGCCTGGGTATTCTTTCTCATATGATTCTTTATGTAGTTCATCATGTGAACAACCCATTCCAAATCCACTCAGATCAAGACATCGATACATATAGGATTGTTCTATCTAAAAATGTCTCATTCTTCCATAGTTGGAAATTAAAGCAGGCAGTAGAGAACCTTCCTTTGGCATCAACTGTTATTGTGGATGGAAGTCAGTCATTTTTCTTAGATAGGAAAATACCAAAGATGCTTGCGACACTTAAAGTGAAAGCGGCAAACAATAATGTTCATGTAGAGTGTGTCGGTATTCCATACCTTGATCACTAA
- a CDS encoding transposase: MIIKGNNIYKTRIETILSKMSNINSWRKAFLTETLILFLCIKGRINFLQLGRYGKHGEQRYRQQFEKPFDFLTFNIELTLSQGSGRYAIAFDPSHINKAGKYTPGLGHFWSGCANRAKWGLEIGGLAAIDIDNHTAFHLEAVQTIVDKEQSLSDWYANLISERKVQLHEISQYLVADAWFAKRTFVDQVLKADMHLIGRLRDDANLRYLYQGEPTGKPGRPKKYDGKVDNTNIDMSHFKLVSKDEQVLIHNAIVYSISLKRNIKVVHARYFSNKGKQSNKLYFSTDIKMDASDILKFYQSRFQIEFLYRDGKQHTGLNDCQARSENKLDFHFNASLTAINLAKVAHWLCIPKEDRRSFSMTDIKTINHNELQLNLFFDKFGIDPHLPKNQEKARELLYYGTIAA, encoded by the coding sequence ATGATTATCAAGGGAAATAATATTTATAAAACACGGATTGAAACGATTTTATCAAAAATGTCAAACATCAATAGCTGGAGAAAAGCGTTTTTAACAGAGACTCTTATCCTATTTTTATGCATCAAAGGGCGCATTAACTTTCTGCAGTTGGGTCGCTACGGTAAGCACGGAGAACAAAGATACCGACAACAATTTGAAAAACCATTCGACTTTCTAACTTTTAATATTGAATTGACACTTTCTCAGGGTAGCGGTCGATACGCCATTGCTTTTGATCCTTCACATATCAATAAGGCAGGCAAGTACACGCCAGGTCTCGGTCATTTTTGGTCAGGATGTGCCAACCGTGCAAAGTGGGGCCTTGAAATAGGTGGTTTAGCTGCCATTGATATCGACAATCATACAGCATTCCACCTAGAAGCTGTACAGACCATTGTGGATAAAGAGCAATCTCTTTCAGATTGGTATGCCAATCTGATTTCAGAGCGAAAAGTACAACTGCATGAAATATCTCAATATTTAGTGGCTGACGCATGGTTTGCAAAGCGCACGTTTGTTGATCAGGTACTAAAAGCCGATATGCATTTAATAGGCAGGCTAAGAGATGATGCCAACTTACGTTACCTGTATCAAGGTGAGCCAACAGGTAAACCTGGAAGACCGAAGAAATATGATGGAAAAGTTGATAACACAAATATTGACATGAGCCATTTTAAACTTGTATCCAAAGATGAGCAAGTATTAATCCATAATGCCATTGTGTATTCCATATCCTTAAAACGTAATATAAAGGTCGTACATGCTCGTTATTTTAGTAATAAGGGGAAGCAGAGCAACAAGCTGTACTTTTCTACAGACATCAAAATGGATGCATCGGATATCTTGAAATTTTATCAAAGTCGTTTCCAAATTGAATTTCTTTACAGAGATGGCAAGCAGCACACAGGCTTAAATGACTGTCAAGCTAGAAGTGAAAACAAATTGGATTTTCACTTTAATGCCTCCCTCACGGCCATTAACCTAGCTAAGGTTGCACATTGGTTATGTATACCCAAAGAAGATAGAAGATCATTTTCGATGACAGATATTAAAACAATAAACCACAATGAATTACAATTGAATTTGTTTTTTGACAAGTTCGGTATTGACCCACACTTACCTAAAAATCAAGAAAAGGCCAGGGAACTCTTGTATTATGGCACTATTGCCGCTTAA
- a CDS encoding DUF898 domain-containing protein codes for MKRFLSSQVDIQNSFKYFVIFIIAFVVAISSIMFINNSTSKNSVGAALGMIASLLLLIGFISIFICSYIWKVDTIKGVRINNEPFKFIGSFSSYLAITLGYGFTVILSNGILYPLLQKKILSFFIDNTYLNNKKLTFKGKTRVLLGYHVGLGLITLILSIFLGIALGRLINGDTREHNYT; via the coding sequence ATGAAAAGGTTTCTATCCTCTCAAGTTGACATTCAAAACTCTTTCAAATATTTTGTTATATTTATTATAGCATTTGTGGTTGCAATCAGCAGTATCATGTTTATTAATAATTCTACTTCCAAAAATTCTGTTGGAGCTGCTCTAGGAATGATTGCCTCACTTTTATTATTGATAGGTTTTATTTCTATATTTATCTGTAGCTATATTTGGAAAGTCGATACAATCAAAGGTGTTCGTATTAATAACGAACCTTTTAAGTTTATAGGAAGCTTCAGTTCTTATTTAGCAATTACTTTGGGATACGGTTTTACTGTAATTTTATCCAATGGAATCTTATACCCACTCTTGCAAAAGAAAATACTTAGCTTTTTTATAGACAATACCTATTTAAATAATAAAAAGCTAACATTTAAAGGCAAAACAAGAGTTTTATTGGGATATCATGTTGGATTAGGACTGATAACACTTATTTTGAGTATCTTTTTAGGTATTGCATTAGGTCGACTTATAAATGGAGACACTAGAGAGCATAATTATACCTAG
- a CDS encoding IS1182 family transposase, whose product MRCFKSADRTQGLLMPPSINDWLPENHQARFIVDIVEELDLRSVYRQYRGSGTMAYDPRLILSLILYGYSTGVFSSRKIEAATYDSVAFRFISGNHHPDHDTIANFRKRFLPEIKGWFKQVLLIGKELGLLNLGNIYIDGTKVQANASKHKAMSYEYMKRLEEKLETEIDSLLELANQTDNKETDTDLDIPKEIRRRETRLVKIREAKSVVEDRAKERYSKEKKTYDAKIQKRNDHIDKTGKNPRGREPKAPNPSPNESDQYNFTDPESRIMKTKDGFNQCFNGQAAVNDDMIILGAYSNAHANDKREFIPTINTIPTELGEISIAVADTGYFSEDNITECQDKEIIPLISTARQKHNSYLDKKLNENSSSNDNQEQEQEQEQTPIDKMNQLLNSPKYNEIYRKRKQTVEPVFGIIKKVLGFRQFSLRGETETDCEWSLVCLGYNLKRLFKMKIA is encoded by the coding sequence ATGAGATGTTTTAAGAGTGCAGATAGAACCCAAGGCTTACTTATGCCACCGTCTATTAATGATTGGCTCCCAGAGAACCATCAGGCTAGATTCATTGTAGATATTGTAGAAGAACTTGATTTAAGATCCGTTTATAGACAATACCGAGGGTCTGGTACTATGGCCTATGATCCAAGGCTCATTTTATCACTCATACTTTATGGTTACTCTACAGGTGTATTTAGTTCAAGAAAGATAGAGGCGGCGACTTATGACTCAGTAGCATTTCGATTTATTTCAGGCAATCATCATCCTGATCATGATACTATTGCAAATTTCAGGAAAAGATTCCTGCCAGAGATTAAAGGTTGGTTTAAACAGGTTTTATTGATAGGAAAAGAGTTAGGGTTATTAAATCTTGGCAACATCTATATAGATGGAACTAAAGTTCAAGCTAACGCATCAAAACACAAAGCGATGAGTTATGAATATATGAAACGATTAGAGGAAAAACTTGAAACAGAAATAGACTCACTTTTAGAGTTAGCCAATCAAACAGACAATAAAGAAACTGATACAGACCTTGATATTCCTAAAGAAATAAGACGCAGGGAAACTAGACTTGTAAAGATAAGAGAAGCAAAATCGGTTGTGGAAGATCGTGCCAAGGAACGTTATTCAAAAGAGAAGAAGACGTATGATGCTAAAATACAGAAGCGCAACGATCATATAGATAAGACGGGAAAGAATCCAAGAGGCAGAGAGCCCAAAGCACCTAACCCATCCCCTAATGAATCTGATCAATACAATTTCACTGATCCAGAATCACGAATAATGAAGACCAAAGATGGTTTCAATCAATGTTTTAATGGTCAAGCTGCTGTAAATGATGACATGATAATCTTAGGTGCTTATAGTAATGCCCATGCAAATGACAAACGAGAGTTCATACCAACCATAAATACAATACCTACTGAGTTAGGAGAGATATCCATTGCTGTTGCTGACACAGGCTACTTTAGTGAAGACAATATTACAGAATGTCAAGACAAAGAAATAATCCCACTGATTTCTACTGCTCGTCAAAAGCATAATAGTTATTTAGACAAAAAGCTCAATGAGAATAGTTCATCTAATGATAATCAGGAACAGGAACAGGAACAGGAACAAACACCTATCGACAAGATGAATCAACTCTTAAATTCTCCCAAATACAATGAAATATACCGTAAAAGGAAACAGACTGTAGAACCCGTTTTCGGCATAATAAAAAAGGTTCTTGGTTTTAGACAATTTTCATTAAGAGGAGAAACAGAAACAGACTGCGAATGGTCATTGGTGTGTCTTGGATATAACTTAAAGAGGTTATTTAAGATGAAAATAGCCTAA
- a CDS encoding transposase, which yields MKRFIVKLSQLSNSELSEILNELFIWRLLHEKPKVIVLGVDTMVMDNNYSEKKEDNKPTYKKVKGFQPLHISWENSLIDVLFRPGNHHSNHGNDYTERVKHIVDLIRSRYSESVPIIVCSDSGFLDEKAFNFFDQLNISFITTGKMYKDITSELEHIKRGDCEKYTNGTLQWDLYDFGNKLKSWSKFWRCIATSLSREEDGQRVLDLSGPDNLIYTNIGKNKISDERLKKADMSDILTAKGIVQLSHHRGADELIHRSLKELATTESLPFKKFNQNKVYYYILAMSHSLFEAYKNDISYDKISAKAYPNTFRRKLIDFAGEIVEGGRNTTLRIAKEVQEEFEIKELWERCLKPPIVLFTAA from the coding sequence ATAAAACGATTCATAGTAAAACTGTCACAACTATCAAACAGTGAACTGTCTGAGATTCTAAATGAACTCTTTATTTGGCGATTACTACATGAAAAGCCTAAGGTTATTGTTCTTGGGGTAGACACAATGGTAATGGACAACAATTATTCAGAGAAGAAAGAAGACAATAAACCGACGTATAAAAAAGTAAAAGGTTTTCAACCTCTTCATATATCATGGGAGAACTCCCTTATAGATGTCCTATTTCGTCCTGGTAATCACCACTCTAATCATGGCAATGACTATACCGAGAGAGTAAAACATATTGTAGATTTGATTAGATCTCGTTATAGCGAATCTGTCCCTATAATCGTTTGTTCAGATAGTGGTTTTCTAGATGAAAAAGCATTCAACTTTTTTGATCAGTTGAATATCTCTTTCATTACAACAGGAAAAATGTATAAAGACATAACCTCTGAACTAGAACACATTAAACGAGGTGATTGTGAGAAATATACTAATGGAACGTTACAATGGGATCTCTATGATTTTGGCAATAAATTAAAGAGCTGGAGTAAGTTTTGGCGCTGCATCGCAACTTCATTGTCTCGAGAAGAAGATGGTCAGAGGGTATTAGATCTGTCAGGTCCTGACAATCTGATTTACACCAATATTGGAAAAAATAAAATCTCAGACGAACGATTAAAAAAAGCAGATATGAGTGATATTTTAACTGCGAAAGGTATAGTTCAGTTATCTCACCATAGAGGTGCAGACGAATTGATTCATCGTAGCCTAAAAGAGTTGGCTACTACTGAATCATTGCCATTTAAGAAATTTAATCAGAATAAGGTCTATTACTATATTCTGGCAATGAGTCATTCACTTTTTGAGGCTTATAAGAATGACATTTCCTACGATAAAATATCGGCCAAAGCATATCCAAATACATTTAGAAGAAAATTAATCGATTTTGCTGGTGAAATTGTTGAAGGAGGAAGAAATACAACTTTAAGAATCGCAAAAGAGGTACAAGAAGAATTTGAAATTAAAGAATTATGGGAAAGATGTTTAAAACCTCCAATTGTATTATTTACAGCAGCTTAG
- a CDS encoding sulfatase has protein sequence MSRIKLLGLGLCGLLGWNVQAKAPKDKKEERPNFIILLGDDISSNSLGCYGSPNKGTSPNIDNLASHGVMFTNMFVTEAICAPTRAELYTGKQPFKNGVYVNHNQTYKGTKSVVHYLSDLGYRVGLTGKRHFGPKSVYPFEMIQALPQNCNARDVGVADWSNIRKFIKRNDQEPFCLFLCSVQAHSPWDSGDPSPWRVNDLVLPKNLVDTRQTRMQYREYLAEVKLFDDQVGRVNTMMKELKIDKNTVFIVLDENGAGMPTGKWSNYDWGVRSACVMKWPKKYKINDTKSDAIAQYCDILPTLIDAAGGERIIDLDGQSLLPLLKQKKSKHRDYAYFTYNSGPVGPAYPIRAITDGKYKLINNMMPDTLFGAWTINGFQFGKEDPMLDRPERLMYLSWLQKAKKDSTAAFLVKRFRDRPSYELYDLDNDPHELNNLIQESSLESKISSLKIELERWKRSQGDLGIQAEQMNDHH, from the coding sequence ATGAGTCGAATTAAACTTTTAGGATTAGGGTTGTGCGGTCTGCTTGGATGGAATGTCCAAGCAAAAGCACCCAAAGACAAAAAAGAGGAGAGGCCGAACTTTATCATTCTTTTAGGGGATGATATTAGTTCCAATAGCTTAGGGTGTTATGGCTCTCCCAATAAAGGAACAAGTCCAAATATTGACAACCTTGCTTCACATGGAGTAATGTTTACCAATATGTTTGTGACAGAAGCAATCTGTGCTCCTACACGAGCTGAACTCTATACCGGTAAACAACCATTTAAAAATGGAGTTTATGTGAATCATAATCAAACTTATAAAGGAACAAAGAGTGTCGTGCACTATTTGTCAGATCTAGGTTACCGTGTGGGATTAACTGGAAAGAGACATTTTGGACCCAAATCGGTTTATCCTTTTGAGATGATCCAAGCACTACCGCAAAACTGTAACGCGAGAGACGTTGGCGTAGCTGATTGGTCTAATATTAGGAAGTTTATAAAGAGAAATGATCAGGAACCATTCTGTCTTTTTTTATGCTCGGTGCAAGCACACTCTCCTTGGGACTCTGGTGACCCTTCTCCATGGAGAGTGAATGATTTGGTGTTACCAAAGAATTTGGTGGATACGCGCCAAACTCGGATGCAGTATCGAGAATATCTAGCTGAAGTGAAGCTTTTTGATGATCAAGTGGGACGTGTAAACACCATGATGAAAGAGCTGAAGATCGATAAAAACACGGTCTTTATTGTCCTTGATGAGAATGGGGCAGGTATGCCTACTGGAAAGTGGTCAAACTACGATTGGGGAGTTCGTTCTGCTTGCGTGATGAAATGGCCTAAGAAGTATAAGATAAATGATACAAAGAGTGATGCGATTGCTCAGTATTGTGATATTCTTCCCACTTTGATTGATGCTGCTGGAGGAGAGCGTATAATAGATCTTGATGGACAAAGTCTGTTGCCTCTGTTAAAACAGAAAAAATCGAAGCATAGAGATTATGCATACTTCACCTATAATAGTGGGCCTGTAGGACCTGCATACCCTATACGTGCCATCACAGATGGGAAGTATAAGTTGATAAACAATATGATGCCAGATACGCTATTTGGTGCATGGACCATCAATGGGTTTCAGTTTGGAAAGGAAGATCCAATGTTAGATCGGCCAGAAAGATTAATGTACCTGTCGTGGTTGCAAAAAGCGAAAAAAGATTCCACTGCAGCTTTCTTGGTAAAACGATTTAGAGATCGCCCCAGTTATGAACTATATGACCTAGATAATGATCCACATGAATTGAATAATTTAATTCAAGAAAGTTCTCTTGAGAGTAAAATCTCCTCATTGAAAATTGAACTTGAACGATGGAAGAGATCCCAAGGTGACTTGGGGATTCAAGCTGAACAGATGAATGATCACCATTGA